The following are from one region of the Erinaceus europaeus chromosome 22, mEriEur2.1, whole genome shotgun sequence genome:
- the LOC132535384 gene encoding uncharacterized protein LOC132535384 yields the protein MAAASHSHSASDSPFSGAATLCPRHLHRDAEASAGTALRAPPQLPSQEGPGRRGGCSRGPSRGCRGRLCRERPRPEPLLDGSLGKAAPRTCTPHLHPAPRTCTPHLHPAPRTCTPHPAPAPRTRTPHLHPAPAPSTHTPHLHPTPRTHTLHPHPAAAPHTHTPHLHPAPTPSTHTPHLHPTPRTHTLHPHPAAAPHTHTPHLHPAPTPSTHTPHLHPAPTLSTHTPHLHPRTPHQHPATRTRTCTLHPAGS from the exons ATGGCCGCcgcctcccactcccactccgcCTCCGACTCTCCCTTCAG CGGGGCGGCCACTCTCTGCCCGAGGCACCTCCATCGTGACGCGGAGGCTTCTGCAGGAACAGCCCTGCGGGCACCGCCGCAGCTGCCAAGTCAGGAGGGTCCCGGCCGGCGGGGCGGCTGCTCCCGGGGTCCGTCCCGGGGGTGCCGGGGGCGCCTGTGCCGGGAGCGGCCTCGCCCAGAACCTTTGCTGGACGGCAGCTTAGGGAAAGCAGCACCCCGCACCTGCACCCCGCACCTGCACCCCGCACCCCGTACCTGCACCCCGCAcctgcaccccgcaccccgcacctgcaccccgcaccccgcacctgCACCCCGCACCCGCACCCCGCACCTGCACCCCGCACCTGCACCCTCCACCCACACCCCGCACCTGCACCCCACGCCCCGCACCCACACTCTCCACCCACACCCCGCAGCTgcaccccacacccacaccccgcaCCTGCACCCCGCACCCACACCCTCCACCCACACCCCGCACCTGCACCCCACGCCCCGCACCCACACTCTCCACCCACACCCCGCAGCTgcaccccacacccacaccccgcaCCTGCACCCCGCACCCACACCCTCCACCCACACCCCGCACCTGCACCCCGCACCCACACTCTCCACCCACACTCCGCACCTGCACCCCCGCACCCCACACCAGCACCCTGCAACCCGCACCCgcacctgcaccctgcaccccgcAGGCAGCTGA